In Janthinobacterium sp. 67, a genomic segment contains:
- a CDS encoding NADPH-dependent FMN reductase: MTILAIAGSLRAASLNTALLRAIAGLAPPPFDIRIYSGLGELPLFNPDLDADSLPAVTDLRDAILAADVLMLASPEYAHGVSGPMKNALDWMVGNESFIDKPLVLLNASPRATHAQAALRETVRTMSARLIDDACISLPLLGSGLDAEGIAADPALRRAILDMLQCIRSFS; this comes from the coding sequence ATGACCATTCTCGCCATCGCCGGCAGCCTGCGCGCTGCCTCGCTGAACACCGCCCTGCTGCGCGCCATCGCCGGGCTTGCGCCACCGCCATTCGACATCCGCATCTATTCGGGACTCGGTGAGTTACCGCTGTTCAATCCCGACCTCGACGCCGACAGCCTGCCGGCCGTGACGGACCTGCGCGACGCCATCCTGGCGGCCGACGTGCTGATGCTGGCCAGCCCCGAATACGCGCATGGCGTGAGCGGCCCCATGAAAAACGCGCTGGACTGGATGGTGGGAAATGAATCGTTCATCGACAAGCCGCTGGTGCTGCTGAACGCCTCGCCGCGCGCCACGCATGCGCAGGCGGCCTTGCGCGAAACGGTGCGCACCATGTCGGCGCGCCTGATCGACGACGCTTGCATCAGCCTGCCCCTGCTGGGATCGGGTCTCGATGCGGAAGGCATCGCCGCGGACCCGGCATTGCGCCGGGCCATCCTCGATATGCTGCAGTGCATCAGGTCATTTTCATGA
- a CDS encoding DUF3563 family protein has product MSTAFTYHTTQNSNIVATLVHAAKRVGAWLNQSSDRRERAYEEAYLAESTDRYDLEYRMRELARANPQPSWMSGLSR; this is encoded by the coding sequence ATGTCTACCGCATTTACTTACCACACCACGCAAAACAGCAATATCGTCGCCACCCTGGTCCACGCCGCCAAACGTGTTGGCGCCTGGCTGAACCAAAGCAGCGACCGCCGCGAACGCGCCTACGAAGAAGCGTACCTGGCCGAATCGACGGACCGTTACGACCTGGAATACCGCATGCGCGAACTGGCCCGTGCCAACCCGCAGCCAAGCTGGATGAGCGGTCTGAGCCGTTAA
- the fucP gene encoding L-fucose:H+ symporter permease: MEYVKQGQGVPSAQAGTQNNTGALIIVTVLFFMWGLLTSLNDVLIPHLRSIYTLTYVQAMLVQFCFFGAYAIVSLPAGMLIKKIGYQRGVVAGLLIAAAGCAMFYPASTGSYALFLLSFFILAAGITVLQVAANPYVTELGDPQTASSRLTLTQAFNALGTTVAPALGGMLILSGTVLTVQQFDLLPAAEQLAYRAKEAASVQGPYLVLAATLVILAVLFALAKLPKISHADDAAALAHDGNKVSIWSHRHLVLGALAIFLYVGGEVSIGSFLINFLGESHIAGLSHADAAYFVSYYWGGAMLGRFVGFAVMRYVSPGKTLAFNAAVVIALILVAVFSSGHTAMWALIAVGLFNSIMFPTIFSMALNKLGAQTGQGSGILCMAIVGGAIVPFIQGFLADHINLQLSFLVPALCYTFILYFGWKYASMYNDSAK; the protein is encoded by the coding sequence ATGGAATACGTAAAGCAAGGCCAGGGCGTACCGTCCGCACAGGCCGGCACGCAAAACAATACGGGCGCCCTGATCATTGTCACGGTGCTGTTTTTCATGTGGGGACTGCTGACATCGCTCAATGATGTGCTGATTCCCCATCTGCGCTCGATCTACACCCTGACGTATGTGCAGGCGATGCTGGTGCAGTTCTGCTTCTTTGGCGCCTACGCCATCGTTTCGCTGCCGGCCGGCATGCTGATCAAGAAGATCGGCTACCAGCGCGGCGTCGTCGCCGGCCTGCTGATCGCGGCCGCAGGCTGCGCCATGTTCTACCCGGCGTCGACCGGCAGCTATGCGCTGTTCCTGTTGTCCTTCTTCATCCTGGCGGCCGGCATCACCGTGCTGCAGGTGGCGGCCAACCCGTACGTGACGGAACTGGGCGACCCGCAGACGGCATCGAGCCGTTTGACCTTGACGCAAGCGTTCAACGCACTGGGCACCACCGTGGCGCCTGCGCTGGGCGGCATGCTGATCTTGTCGGGCACCGTGCTGACGGTGCAGCAGTTCGACTTGCTGCCGGCGGCCGAGCAACTGGCTTACCGCGCCAAGGAAGCGGCCTCCGTGCAAGGCCCGTACCTGGTGCTGGCCGCCACCCTGGTGATCCTGGCCGTGCTGTTTGCGCTGGCAAAACTGCCGAAGATTTCGCATGCCGACGATGCGGCCGCCCTGGCGCACGATGGCAATAAAGTCTCGATCTGGTCGCACCGCCACCTGGTGCTGGGCGCGCTGGCCATCTTTTTGTACGTGGGCGGTGAAGTCAGCATCGGCAGCTTCCTGATCAACTTCCTGGGCGAGAGCCATATCGCTGGCCTCAGCCATGCCGACGCAGCCTATTTCGTCAGCTATTACTGGGGTGGCGCCATGCTGGGCCGCTTCGTCGGCTTTGCCGTGATGCGCTATGTCAGCCCGGGCAAGACTCTGGCCTTCAACGCCGCCGTCGTCATCGCGCTGATCCTCGTCGCCGTGTTCTCCAGCGGTCACACGGCGATGTGGGCCTTGATCGCCGTCGGCCTGTTCAATTCCATCATGTTCCCGACCATCTTCAGCATGGCCCTGAACAAGCTGGGCGCGCAAACGGGACAAGGTTCGGGCATCCTGTGCATGGCCATCGTCGGCGGCGCCATCGTGCCGTTCATCCAGGGCTTCCTGGCCGATCACATCAACCTGCAACTGTCCTTCCTCGTGCCGGCCCTGTGCTACACCTTCATTCTGTACTTCGGCTGGAAGTACGCCAGCATGTACAACGACAGCGCCAAGTAA
- a CDS encoding LysR substrate-binding domain-containing protein — protein sequence MDIRSLRYFVETVRLSSFTQAAESLHLTQSTISKMVRQLEDEVGAQLLVRDGRKLTLTDTGRIVYQHGQEMLANMRQLTLEVRDTQALQRGSLTVGIPPMINVLFTPVLKAFRARHPNISLTLQEDTGQQIERQVAAGELEIGMTVLPADPELDLVAVEVANYPIWALAEPGTFQKNRTTLPFKALAELPLVLLKDDFALTRSLRQHFAQAGFAPTIAAQSGQWDWLVAMASAGLGVALLPEPFIHRLAGEPLEAVRIVEPEVAWQVAHVWSGRYLSHAARAWLEVCQDVLGTPFAP from the coding sequence TTGGATATCCGTTCCCTGCGCTATTTCGTCGAAACCGTGCGCCTGTCGAGCTTTACGCAGGCGGCCGAATCGCTGCACCTGACCCAGTCGACCATCAGCAAGATGGTGCGCCAGCTGGAAGATGAAGTGGGGGCGCAGCTGCTGGTGCGCGACGGGCGCAAGCTGACCCTGACGGACACGGGCCGCATCGTCTACCAGCACGGCCAGGAAATGCTGGCGAACATGCGCCAGCTGACACTGGAAGTGCGCGACACGCAGGCCTTGCAGCGCGGCAGCCTGACGGTCGGCATCCCGCCCATGATCAATGTGCTGTTCACACCTGTATTAAAGGCCTTCCGCGCGCGCCACCCGAACATCAGCCTGACCCTGCAGGAAGATACGGGCCAGCAGATCGAACGCCAGGTGGCGGCCGGCGAGCTGGAAATCGGCATGACGGTGCTGCCAGCCGATCCGGAACTCGATCTGGTGGCCGTGGAAGTGGCCAACTACCCGATCTGGGCCCTGGCCGAGCCGGGCACGTTCCAGAAAAACCGCACGACCTTGCCCTTCAAGGCGCTGGCCGAACTGCCGCTGGTGTTATTGAAGGATGACTTCGCCCTGACGCGCAGCCTGCGCCAGCATTTCGCGCAAGCGGGCTTCGCGCCGACGATCGCGGCCCAGAGCGGGCAATGGGACTGGCTCGTGGCGATGGCGTCGGCGGGCCTGGGCGTGGCCCTGCTGCCCGAGCCCTTCATCCACCGCCTGGCCGGCGAACCGCTGGAGGCGGTGCGCATCGTCGAGCCTGAGGTGGCGTGGCAGGTGGCGCATGTCTGGAGCGGGCGCTATCTGTCGCATGCGGCGCGCGCCTGGCTCGAGGTATGCCAGGACGTATTGGGCACGCCGTTCGCCCCCTGA